A window of uncultured Gellertiella sp. genomic DNA:
CACCCTTGAGCGCGGCAAGCCGCTTCAGATCTTCCACTTCCGAGAGCGTCGCGCCCGGCGGCTTTTCCAGAAACACGTGTTTGCCGAGCGACAGCGCGGCAGCCGCCGCCGCATGGCGAAACTGCGGCGGCATGCAGAGCGACACCGCATCGATCTGCGGCCGCTCCGCCAGCATCGCCTCAATCGCCGGATAGGCAGGGATACCCTCGACCCGCCCATGACGGCTGGCGGTCGCAACCAGCTCGAAATCACCATTGCCCGCAATGGCAGGCAGATGCTGATCCCGCACGATTTTGCCGACACCGACAATGGCTAGCCTGATGGGAGACATGAACCGTCCGTCACGATGAGAAACCAGGCCCCCGCTATAGCAGAGGACCTCCGCCAAACTCGTCCGTCAAACCCGTGCAGATTTCCGGAATCCTAAGATAGCGATGCATATTTCAGGGGGGAGGGCTTCGAAGATAGAGAGTTGGAATCGCAACATCGGTGTCTGCTGGATTAGCATCATCCGGTAAAGCGGCCCGGAGGCGAGGCAAGCCTGACAGCGCGGCATGCAAGGGAGATTAGTCTCCTTCTCTCCGCCAACACCTGCCACTTCCCCTTCGCCTAGGTACAGACATAAACGCCCGTCTTGGTTTTGGCCGTATGCTGAAGCCGGAGGCAATGGTGTGGAAGGGGAGCTTTTGCTGGGCAGGTAACGGATTATCTTAAATGCAGAGCAAATAGTGTTATTGTTACTCCGCGCCGAGGCTATAAGGTGGCGCTCCGCCCGCCAAAATAGACCTGACCAGTGTCACATTTTACGCTTATCCGAATGCGAAAAGCATGGTCCGCTCTCATTCCCTTCGCTCTTGGGAAAGAGGGGGGTACCCCCCCCTCTTGCGCAGTTTAGGCACTAATTATTTGCTCGGCCTCGACGTTCGTAAGCTGGTGTTTATCAGACGATGCTCTCCAGATGACCAACATTCGGCGATAGGTACCGATTGTTGAAGATGAATGCGAATTCCTATTAGGAGAAGACTCCTGATAAAACCCTTTTTTATCAAGAAGATAATGCGCGAAGGAACTGTGATCGTCGTTATTCCCATCAAACCCACGGAATTTTGCATTACCTGGTGCTGACGGAACCCAGCCACGCTGCATGGCGTTATCAAGTGCCCGGAACATTTCTAGAATATCCAACACTTCTCGCTGCATACTCTCGCTGGCTTCAACCTCCGAAAACGAGGTGAAAACTTCATGATATTCTGTCGTGAAGCCTGACAACAGGATCTGCTGCTTTAATTCAAAATCGGCAGCAGCATAGGGTTCTGCCTGAGCTTTGAGCAATTCAAACTGATTCCATAGAATTAACCGTTGTACTCGGTCCATATTTCGTCTCCAAAAAACACACCGCATGATTTAATCATGAAAAAATAGATTCGCAAAGGCTGTATGCGATCGCGGCTTCGTCGCTTGATTGACAGCTCCGTAAAAGCAGACGAAAGATCCGCACCCAGCCAGAAGCAATGGAATGGCTTGTGAAATGAGGTTTTGCTTAACTTATAAAGGTCCTCCACGGAAGGCAAAATACATGCCGACGTCGAAATTCATGGGTTTGGGGGTGAGCGGCATTGCTGTTATTTTACAGGGCTATCGCATTGGGTAGATACCCAATGTTCTCCTCATAACTCCCCCCTCACTCCGCCATGGCCGCCTCATATTCCGCCGAAAGTTCCAGCCACTGTTCCTCGGCCTCGGCCAGGCGGGAGGCCGCGTCGGCGCGGTCCTTGGCTTTGGTGGCGGCTTTGGCGGGGGATTTGTCGTAGAGGGCGGGGTCTGCAAGTTCTGCATCAAGCGCCTGAATCTGCTTCTCCAGTTTTGCCGTCAGGGATTCGATTTCATTGATCTTTTTCTTCAGCGGCGCAAAGGCGGCGCGCCGTTCGGCGGCCTGCTTGCGCTGGTCGGCCTTCGAGACGCTGTCGTCTGCGCCCGGCTTCTGCCGGTCGTCCTTCTTCGGCGTGGCGATGATCTGGCTGCGGTAATCCTCGAGGTCGCCGTCAAAATTTTCGACCGTCCCGTCGCGCACCAGCCACAGCCGGTCGACGGTCGCCTCGATCAGGTGGCGGTCGTGGGAGATCAGGATGACCGCGCCGGGATAGTCGTTCAGCGCCTGGATCAGCGCCCGGCGGCTGTCGATGTCGAGATGGTTGGTGGGCTCGTCGAGGATCAGCAGGTTCGGCGCATCGAAGGCGGCAAGGCCCATCAGCAGCCGCGCCTTTTCGCCGCCCGAGAGATCCTTGGCCGGCGTATCCATCTTTTCCGTCGCCAGCCCCATCTGCGCCACCCTTGCCCTGACCCTGGCTTCCGGCTGGTCCGGCATCATCCGGCGCACATGCTCGACGGCGCTCTGGGTCGGGATCAGGTCATCCAGCTGGTGCTGGGCGAAAAAGCCGATCTTCAGGTTCGGCGCGATCTTCACCTCGCCGCCATCGGGCGCAAGGCGGCCGGAAATGAACTTGGCGAAGGTGGATTTGCCATTGCCGTTGGAGCCGAGCAGGGCGATCCGGTCATCGGTGTCGATGCGCAGGTTCAGCCGCTTCAGGATCGGCTTGCCGGGCTCGTAGCCGACCGCGCCGCCCTGGATGGCGATGATCGGCGAGGCCGCGCGTTTCTCCGGCTCGGGGAAGGAAAAGCCCAGCACATGGTCCTCGATCACGGAGGAGACCGTGCCCATCCGCTCCAGCGCCTTGACGCGGGATTGTGCCTGGCGCGCCTTGGTGGCCTTGGCCTTGAAACGGTCGATGAAGCTTTGCAGATGCTTGCGCGCCGCCTCGTTTTTGGCCGCCGCCTTGTTCTGCTGTTCGTCGGCCTCCGCCTTCTGCCGCTCGAACTGGTCATAGGAGCCGCGATAGAAGGTCAGCTTCTTCTTGTCGAGATGAACGATGGCGTTGACGGCGGTGTTGAGCAGATCCCGGTCATGGCTGATGATGAGGACGGTATGGGGATAGCGGCGGATATAGTCCTCCAGCCACAGGGTGCCCTCAAGGTCGAGATAGTTGGTGGGTTCGTCGAGCAGCAGCAGGTCCGGCTCGGCAAACAGCACGGCGGCGAGCGCCACGCGCATCCGCCAGCCGCCGGAAAAGGAAGAGGCCGGGCGCAGCTGCGCCTCGTGATTGAAGCCGAGACCGGCCAGAATGCTCGCCGCCCGCGATTCCGCCGCATGGGCACCGATATCGGCAAGCCGCGTCTGGATTTCGGCGATGCGGTGCGGATCGCTGGCGGTTTCGGCCTCCTCCATCAGCGCGGCACGCTCCGTGTCGGCCTTCAGCACGATCTCGATCAGCGGCTCCTCGGTGCCCGGCACCTCCTGCGCCACCTGGCCGATGCGGGAATTGCGCGGGATCGACACGGCCCCGCTTTCCGCCCCGAGATCGCCGGTAATGATGCGGAACAGCGTGGATTTTCCCGCTCCGTTCTTGCCGACAAACCCCGCCTTCGTGCCCGCCGGAAGCGTCACGCTGGCATGATCAATGAGAAGACGCCCGGCAATGCGGGCCGAAAGATCGGATATCGAAATCATCGCCGGGTTTTGGCCCAGGACGGCCGGGATTACAAGACGGTGGCGGCATATCTGTTGAAGCTCCGATACCGCAGCCGCACAACGGATGCAGCTACCGCCAGGCCCCGCCTTCGGACCGGAGAAAGTAGATGAGGTCCAGCCCGAGCGAGGGCTTGCCGAGTGCGGTGAGTGTCATGTGGCACTGGCCGCGATGATGGGTCTGGTGGTTGAAGACATGCGACAGCGCGCCGGAAAGCCGCTGGGTGATGCGGTCGCTGCTGCCGACCGGGCTGTAGGTGAAGCTGCCCGAAAGCCTGTCCGGGGTGAGCGTGTCCATGTGGGCGATGATCCTCGCGTCCTCGGCAATGCGGGCCTGACGCAGCGCATCGAAATCCGGGTAAAGGATGGTGTCGAGCGCCGTCGGCTGGCTGCCTTCGCCGGTAAAGCGGTACATCCACACCCGGTCGGCCAGCAGGACATGGTTGAGCGTGTTGAGGATCGAGCCGAAGAAGGCCCCCTTGTCCATCTGCCGTTCTTCAGGCGGGAGATCGGCTGCGGCCTTGTAGACCAGCCGGTTGGCCCAGGCATTGTAGGCGGCAAACATCCGGAAGGTCTCGATCATCGTCGCTGGCTCCTTTGTAAAACGGGGTCCGGGGCAGCATAGACAAATCCCGTGACATCTGCCGTCAAAACTTTTGATTGGATCTATGCGTCTGTCTGATATCTGTTTTGTCGCACAGGAATGGAGACCTGCATGTCGATCACGCTTTACACACTCTGCGGCTCGGACGAAGCGCGGCCCTTTTCACCGCATGTCTGGAAGGTCGTGATGGCGCTGCATCACAAGGGCCTGACCTTTGACGCGGTGCCGACCCGGTTCACGGCCATCCCGGCGATAGAAGGCGGCGCGACGAAGACGCTGCCACTGCTGCGGGACGGGGACCGGCTGGTGTCCGACAGCTTTGCCATCGCCGATTATCTGGAAGACACCTATTCTGCCCGCCCCAGCCTGTTCGGCGGGCCCGGCGGCAGGGCGGCCTGCCGGCTGATCGAGGCCTATTCGCAGACCATGCTGCACGCCTCCATTTCCCGCATTGCCGTCAAGGATATCTTCGACATGCTGGACCCGGAGGACCAGGCCTATTTCGGACCGAGCCGGGAGGCGCGGCTGGGCAAGAGCCTCGACGAGATCGTGGCGTCGCGAACCACGGAAGTCGACATCCTGCGCGCCAAGCTCGAACCCCTGCGGGTGATGCTGGGCCGCCAGCCCTTTGTCGGCGGCGAAAGGCCGCTGTTTGGCGATTACATCCTGTTCGGCGCGCTGCAATGGCTGCGCGTCACCGCCACCGTCAGCGTGCTCGAAGAGGGCGATCCCGTCACCGCATGGTTCGGACGCTGCCTGGACCTGCACGGCGGCATCGGCAGGATGGTGCCTGCACGGGCAGTTGCCGCATCCTGAGGCGGGCTTTCTCCAAACTTGGCTGGCCCCTCTTGTTTTCGGTCCGGTTGACGGTTAAAGACCGCCCACTTTTCCCGATTGCAAAAGCCCGAACACCAAAAGGATCAAGTCCGATGGCGATTGAACGCACTTTCTCGATGATCAAGCCCGATGCCACCAAGCGCAACCTGACTGGCGCTATCACCAGGATGCTCGAAGATGCCGGCCTGCGCGTCGTTGCCTCCAAGCGCGTCTGGATGAGCAAGCGCGAAGCCGAAGGCTTCTACGCCGTGCACAGGGAACGCCCCTTCTTCGGCGAACTGGTCGAGTCCATGACCTCGGGCCCGACCGTCGTTCAGGTTCTCGAAGGCGAAGGCGCCATCCTGAAGAACCGCGAAATCATGGGTGCGACCAACCCGGCCAATGCCGACGAGGGCACGATCCGCAAGACCCACGCCCTGTCGATCGGCGAAAATTCGGTCCACGGCTCCGACGCCCCCGAAACCGCTGCCATCGAAATCGCCTACTGGTTCTCGGGCACCGAAATCGTCGGCTGATTGCAGCTTTCGATGTGAATATGAAGAGGCCGGTGCGGAGACGCACCGGCCTTTTTCATGGTGGGGGCTTGGTCATTTGTCGGATTGTGCGGGCATAGCCGCAACTGTGGTCGCAACTGCCCCGGCGGGTGTCGGCGCATGGAGACTGTAGACCTCTCTCAGGAACAGATAGAGGTAGCCCATGGACAGCGTCAGAATAACGACGCCGATCACCGCCGACCGTATCTGAATCTTGTTGGGCTCGAGCGAAAGGGTGATTGGTTCCCCGGCAGGTGTGAACAGCCTTTCGGCCATTGCCTTCTCCACCATCCTGCGACCGGACACCATCTCGTAGCCTGCAAAGCCGACGCCGGAAAGCGAAATCAGGATAACGATAAACAGAACCCAGTCTCCTGCCCAGATCTGCCAGGCATAGATCCTTTCCGTTATGGCGCGGATGGTGATGTTATGCCGATGAGCCGATGTTTCATCTTCATAGGTGGCTATTGAAGCTTCAGTGATCGCTTTTTCACGCTGCAGGAATTCCTTCTCCATCTTGGCCTGTTTGAACTGGTCAATTTGTCCGCTGAGGTTCTCAATAATCGACTTGTCCATTTCAACGCGCTGCTTCAACGTATCGATGGTTTCTGCATCGGGATTTGGCGGCGGGGCCTGATCCGCTGCCGATACCGGGAACACAGCGAGCAGGATCCAGCAGATGCAAGCCAGAGTTCCAATCAGTTGTTTCATTGATCTGTCTCACACGTGCATTCGGGTGGCGTGAATTTGGGCTGAAGAAGATTGTTGCAATAGCTTGGTCGTCGTTGCAGGCAGGCCCAGTCGATAGGTGGTGTCGGATGCAGGATTACAAACGAGGGCGTTTGCGGAGATGAAGCTGTGCCGTCCGGCAAGATTGTCATGTCTGACGGTCCTGCATCCCAGCCCGGAATCTCAAAATGTCCACGTGGGTTTTGCGGCTGGAACCCTTCGCCCAATGAGAAAGTGTCCGGAACAAGGACACGGTGACCAATGATTAGGGGTTGGCCTTTCATGGGCAAGTGCATGAGCGCACCGTTGCTGCCGAGCGCTTGGGCGGGAATTGCAGATAGACCACCTCCCGGGACAGTCGCGATCACCGCCTGTTGGGCAAGAGACATGCCGGGCGCGCACAGCAGTAGAACCGTCCAGAACGCCTTCATGACCTTCCCTCCGATATGCTGTCGAGTTTAAGGAATGTACCTAAAATGTCAATTAGTGAATATTAAGATATCGGTGGTTGCGGTTAGGGTTTTGTCTTGCCGCACGCTTCCGGCGCATAATCCGCCTTGCCATTGGCACCATAAATCGCGGGGTTCTTGTCATAGGCAGGGCCGACCACCAGCGGTTTGGCGGCGAGGATGCTCTGGTCGAGGCTGGAGATGACGGTGGTTTCGAGTTTCTGTATCTCTGCCCTGTCCGGCCCGAGGATGCGGATGGTGACGTGATAGGGCCGGTCTTTCACCACGCAGTGGAGCGGCGGGCTTTCGAGCGCGATCTTTTCCCAGAAGGGAAAAATCTTCATCTCCTGCGCTATCGGCGGGCCGCCCGCGGGGTTTTCATAGTCGGTGCTGACCACGCTGCCCTCGGGAATGGCGCCGGATTTCCGCAGCGCGATCTCGTAGACGGCGGTCGACAGCCGGTAATTGAAGATGAAGATCTTGCCCTCGATCTCCGTCGGCCCGCCCGCATCGCTGCGCTGGCAGGCGGCAAGCGGCAACAGCAGCAGGGCTGCCAGCCATCTCTTTTTCATCCGCAATCCTCCTGTTGCCGTTTCGTGGCGCGGTAGTGCTTGCGGGCCTTGATGCGGTTGCCGCAGACCGCCATGTCGCACCACATCCGGCTGCGGTTCTTCGAGCGGTCGAGAAACAGCCAGCCGCAATTGCCGCAGATCTTCATCCGCGCCCGCTGTTCCGCGCTGATCAGGCCCAGCGCCGAACGCGCCGTGGCCGCCATCAGGTCGCCTGGGCGGGCCGGACGGCGAAGGCTGGCCGCGATCTCGTCGAGCAGAGCGGCGAGCAGCAGGGGATCGTCCTTTCCGCAGACGATACCGCGGAAATAGCTGTCGATGGCCTCGCGAAGCGCCACCAGTGCGGCCCTTTCGTCCGCTTCGAGCGGAGAGAGTGCGCCAAACAGCTCCCGTTCCGCCGAATGGGCCGTGGCCGCCCCGGCAAAGGCGTGGAGCGCTGCGGGTTCCGCAAGGCGGTCCGTGCGGCGGGCGGGATCGGCGCGCAGGATCACGCTGTTGGCAACATCCAGCGCCAGCGCGCCGCCAGAAAAGCGGTGAGGGGTCCAGGTGAAGGTCATGCCGAAAATATAACTGGTAAAATGAATTATGCCAGTTATATTTTCAGGGATTGTCGGGAGGACGGAATGGCCTATCTGGTGCAGCAACTGGTGCTCGCAGTGCCGCTCGCCGCGCTTTATGCGGCGCTGGCCTTCGGCTATGCGCTCGCCTTCGGGGTGACCAGGCGGGCCGATCTCGCCTACGGGGCGATCTTTGCCTTCAGCGGCCAGCTCTATGTTCTCTATGTCGATACCGGCTGGAACGTCCTGCGGCTGGTGCTGCCCGCCGCGCTGGGGTTCGGGGCACTGGTTGCGCTCGCCTTTGCCTCTGGCCTCGGCCTTTTCGTCGGGCGGTCGATCATGGCGCCGCTGGTGCGGATTTCGCCGAATGCCGTCATCGTTGCCGCCCTTGGCCTGTTGATCGTGCTGATGGAAACGGCACGGCTTGCCTCGGGCACGCGCGATCTCTGGCTGCCGCCGATCCTTGCCACGCCCCTGCCGCTTGCGGTCATTGGCGGACAGAAGATCACGCTGACCGGCCTGCAACTCGTGAACACGCTCGCCTATCTCGCGCTGATCGCCGCCGGTCATCTCGTCCTGCGCCACACCCGCTTCGGCCGCGCCTGGCATGCCGTCACCGATGATCCGCTGGCGGCGGGGCTTTGCGGCGTCAACGGGCGGCTGGTCTTCACCATGGCCTATCTCGCCGCCGCCCTGATGGCGGCTGCGACCGGCATTCTCGCCACCACCTATTACGGCAACATGGATTTCGGCTCCGGCATCCTGTTCGGCCTGAAAGTGCTGCTGATCGCCGCCGTCGGCGGCTATGGCGAACCGCTGAAATCGGCGGCAGGTGCCGCCCTGCTCGGGCTCGGCGAAACGCTCTGGGGCGCCTACGCCCCCTTCATCTGGTGCGATTTCGCCGTCTTTTCAGCGCTGGTGCTGGTGCTGGTGATGAGCAGGCGGGAGCGGGTGATCCCGTGAGGTTGCTTCACTGCTTCCAGCGGTCCCGGGCCGCGTCGTCGGCATCGCGGGCGGCGACCCAGTCGACTTGCTCACCGTCGCGTCCATGTTCCTTCTTCCAGAAGGGGGCGGCGGTCTTCAGGTAATCCATGACGAAATTCGCGCCGTCGAAGGCCGCCTGCCGGTGGGACGCGCTGGCGATGACCAGCACGATCTGGTCGCCCGGTGCCATCCTGCCATAGCGGTGGACGACGGTGAGCCCGAGCAGGGCAAAGCGGGCAATGGCGTCCCTGCCGATCCTCAGAAGCTCGGCTTCGGCCATGCCCGGATAATGTTCGAGTTCCAGCGCTGCCAGCGCGCCTCCCTCATCCCGGCAGAGCCCGGTAAAGGTGACGAGCGCGCCGATATCACTCCGCGCGTCGGTCATCGCATGGATGAGAGGCCTCGTGTCGAAATCCTCGCGCTGAACGCGGATGACGGGCTCTGCGCCGACCATCGGGTCAGCCGCCGGTCATCGGCGGAAACAGGCCGATCTCGCGCGCACCGATGATGCTGTCGGTTCTCTCGACATGTTCCTGGTTGATTGCAACGCGGATCGCTTCGGGAAATTCCAGTGCCATTTCATAGTTTTCGCCGAGCGTCTTCAGATGCGCGAGCAGGTCTGCGACGGTGACGACGGAGGCGGGGAGATCGAGTTCTTCCTCGTTCCTGCCGATCCGTTCGCGCACCCAGGCAAAATAGACGAGCCGTGTCATTCCTCATCCACCACATGTTTCAGGCCGGCGCGGAAATAGTCATAGCCGGAATAGACGGTCAGCAGCGCGGAGATCCACAGCAGCAGGATGCCGATCTCGGTCGTGTAGGGCAGCACCTTGTCGCCGGCGGGACCTGCGAGCAGGAAGGCGAGCGCAAACATCTGTGCCGTGGTCTTCCACTTGGCAATCCGGGTGACGGGCACCGAGACCTTCAGGCCCGCCAGATATTCGCGCAGGCCCGAGACGAGGATTTCTCGGCACAGGATGATGATCGCCGCCCAGATCGACCAGCCGGCAATGGTCTTTTCCGTATCGACCGCCATCAAGAGCAGGCTGGTCGAGACCAGCAGCTTGTCGGCAATCGGGTCGAGCATCCGGCCGATATTGGAGGTCTGGTTCCAGATCCGGGCGAGATAGCCGTCAAGGAAATCGGTGATCGAGGCGACGACGAAGATCACCACCGCCGCCCAGCGGGCAAAGTCCGAGCTTTGCAGTTTGCCCTCGACGAAAAAGCAGAGCACGATCAGCGGCACCGCCAGTATGCGGCCATAGGTGAGAAGGTTTGGAATGTTATATGCGCGCGAGGCCATGAATCAGCTGCTTTTTCTCTTTTGGAAGACAATCAAAATGGCGGGATGGCCGGGCTACCGTCAATGGCAGGTGAAAAGAATTCGCCCGCATTTGTGCGATTTTTACGGCAGGCCCGGTCCCGTCAGTCATTTTCGTGAAAATGTCCGTAGATAAGCTTCGCCATCGCCTCCGAAATGCCGTCCACCGCCATCAGATCGCCGAGGGCTGCCCGTGACACCGCCTTGGCGGTGCCGAAATGCTGCAGCAAAGCCCGCTTGCGCGACGGACCGATGCCGCCGATTTCATCGAGCGGGTTCTTCACCATCTCCTTCTTGCGGCGGGTACGGTGGGTGCCGATGGCAAAGCGGTGCGCCTCGTCGCGCAGCCGCTGGATGAAATAGAGCACGGGATCACGCGGCGGCAGGGAGAAATTGCCGCCGCCGGGCGGAAAGAACCGCTCGCGCCCGGCGTCACGGTCGACACCCTTGGCAACGCCGATGGCGACCACGCTGTTGGTGATGCCGAGTTCCTCCAGAATGGCACGCACGGCGGTCATCTGGCCCTGGCCGCCGTCGATCAGGATCACATCCGGCCAGGCGGGGAAGGGCATGTCGGGGGCATCCTCGGGGGCATCCACGGGGGCGGGGGCCGTACCGCTGCGGTCGGGCAGGCCCTCTTCCTTCAGCAACCGGGAAAAGCGCCGGGTCATCACCTCCCGCATCATGCCGAAGTCGTCGCCGGGAGTAATCTCGGTCGATTTGATGTTGAACTTGCGATACTGGTTCTTGACGAAACCCTCCGGCCCCGCGACCACCATGCCGCCGACGGCATTGGTGCCCATGATGTGGGAATTGTCGTAGATCTCGATCCGGCGCGGCACCGAGGCAAGCTTGAAGGTCTCGGCCAGGCCCTGCAGCAGCCGTTGCTGCGAGGAGGTTTCCGCCTGCTTGCGGCCATGCGCCTCGCGGGCATTTGCCAGCACGTGGTCGGCGAGGTCCTTCTTCTCGCCGCGCTGCGGCACCAGAATGCTGACTTTGTGGCCGGCCCGCTCGGCCAGCGCCTCGGCCAGCAGTTCCTGCTCGGCAATGGTTTCCGACAGCAGGATCTGCTTCGGACAGGGCTTGTCGTCATAGAACTGCGCCAGAAAGGCATTCAGCACCTCGGCCCCCGACAACTGCGGATCGGCCTTCGGGAAATAGGCGCGGTTGCCCCAGTTCTGGCCGGTGCGGAAGAAGAACACCTGGATGCAGGAGGTGCCGCCCTCATGGTGGATGGCAAACACATCCGCCTCCTCGACACTGGCGGGATTGATGCCCTGATGGCTCTGGACATGCGACAGGGCCGCCAGCCGGTCGCGATAGATGGCGGCACGCTCGAAATCCAGATCCTCGGCGGCTTCCCCCATCGCTGCGGCAATGGTCGCCTTGACCTTCTGGCTGCGGCCCGAGAGAAAATCCTTCGTCTCGCTCACCAGTTCCGCATAGTCGGCATCGCTGATCTCGCGGGTGCAGGGGCCGGAGCAGCGCTTGATCTGGTAAAGCAGGCAGGGGCGGCTGCGGGCTTCAAAGACGCTGTCGGTGCAGGTGCGCAACAGAAAGGCGCGCTGCAGCGAATTGATCGTCCGCCCGACGGCGCTCGCCGAGGCGAAGGGGCCGAAATAATCACCCTTGCGCCCGCGCGCGCCGCGATGCTTGACGATGGCAGGCGCCCGGTGATCGCCGGTGACGAGGATATAGGGAAACGACTTGTCGTCGCGCAGCAGCACGTTGAAGCGCGGCCGCAGGCGCTTGATCAGGTTTGCTTCCAGCAGCAGTGCCTCGGTCTCCGTCCGCGTCGTGACGAATTCCATGTGGGCGGTTTCGCGGATCATCCGGGCAATGCGGTTGGAATGGCCACGGCCTTGCGCGTAATTGCTGACGCGCTTCTTCAGGCTGCGCGCCTTGCCGACATAGAGCACGTCGCTCGCCTCGTTCAGCATCCGGTAGACGCCCGGCCCGTTCGGCAGGCGCTTGACGAATTCGCCGATCAACTCCGCCCCGCGCAGGCTGTTGTCGATGGCCGAGCCTTCGTTCCAGTCGACGGGCAGGGCAGGGCCCGCAGCATCGGCTGAGGGCGCAATGTCCTCGTCCTCATCAACCGATTCGTCATCGAAGAGAATGCCGCCATCAGGCAGCTTTCGTCCGTTCATGCTTGCCTCCGCAGGCGCAAATCACGTGGGTGTCAGTCTTCATGTGGGCTCTTGCGGCGGAACTGTCAAAAAGAAACAGGAATGGCGGCAGGGGCGGGACCGGCATCGTCCTTCAGGCGCGATCCACACTATAGCGGGCCGCAAGACCGTCCGTCACCTGCCGCGCACCTGGCTGTTGCTTGGACCGGGGACGGGAAATTGCTGATTTCATCATCGTATTGTCAGGGTAGGGGAGGCTATATATTCTGGAAATACAGGCGTTAATCAACTATTAACCATGAAATGTCTATGTTAATGCATGGTTATGGTTAACAAAATACGTGTGACCATTAAGCAACGTCAAGATTTGGACCGCGATTTGCCACATTTAAATCATGATTTCGCTCTTTCATTTCCAAAATTGAATTGCATTTTAACTTTCGAGCCACCAAGGCAGTGTAATTATCCTGTTGATAACCAGTTTTCGAATTCGCAAGCTGGCACAGGATCGAAAGGAGCAAAAAATGCGTAAATTTGTCGTCTCTCTCATGGCTTCGTCGGTTGCCGCACTGACATTCGCTGCTGCTGCCCATGCGGCAGACGCGATCGACTCCGTTCCGGAAGCGCCCCAGGCCTATGACCAGCCGGTCAGCCAGGGCAACTGGGGCGGGGCCTATGCCGGTGGCGCGGCAAGCTACAATTTCGGTCGCTTCAATGATTCGACCTTCGACAACCATGCTGTCGGCGGCCAGCTTTATGGCGGCTACAATGTCCAGCAGGGCCAGCTCGTCTATGGTGGCGAAGCCGATATCGGCTATTCCGGCAATGACGACGTCAACAATGGCGTCAAGGCCAAGCAGGGCGTCAACGGCTCGATCCGAGGCCGTCTCGGCGTGGAAGCCGGTCCGGTGCTGGTCTATGGCACGGCAGGTCTCGCCGCCACCCGCCTGAAGGGCTCGGATGCCACCTCGTCCGACACCCGCAATTCGCTGGGTGTCACGGCAGGTGCCGGTGTGGAAACCATGGTGACGGACACGATCTCGGCCCGCGCCGAATATCGCTACTCCGACTACCAGGACAAGAACTTCAACCTCGCCTCCGGCACCGCCAACCGCGGCTATGACGAGCACTCCATCAAGCTCGGCGTCGGCGTCAAGTTCTGATCTCTGCGCATTCGCAACGCATCGAAGGCCGGGCGCAATCCCGGCCTTTTTGCTGTTTCGGGGGTGGG
This region includes:
- a CDS encoding ABC-F family ATP-binding cassette domain-containing protein, whose product is MISISDLSARIAGRLLIDHASVTLPAGTKAGFVGKNGAGKSTLFRIITGDLGAESGAVSIPRNSRIGQVAQEVPGTEEPLIEIVLKADTERAALMEEAETASDPHRIAEIQTRLADIGAHAAESRAASILAGLGFNHEAQLRPASSFSGGWRMRVALAAVLFAEPDLLLLDEPTNYLDLEGTLWLEDYIRRYPHTVLIISHDRDLLNTAVNAIVHLDKKKLTFYRGSYDQFERQKAEADEQQNKAAAKNEAARKHLQSFIDRFKAKATKARQAQSRVKALERMGTVSSVIEDHVLGFSFPEPEKRAASPIIAIQGGAVGYEPGKPILKRLNLRIDTDDRIALLGSNGNGKSTFAKFISGRLAPDGGEVKIAPNLKIGFFAQHQLDDLIPTQSAVEHVRRMMPDQPEARVRARVAQMGLATEKMDTPAKDLSGGEKARLLMGLAAFDAPNLLILDEPTNHLDIDSRRALIQALNDYPGAVILISHDRHLIEATVDRLWLVRDGTVENFDGDLEDYRSQIIATPKKDDRQKPGADDSVSKADQRKQAAERRAAFAPLKKKINEIESLTAKLEKQIQALDAELADPALYDKSPAKAATKAKDRADAASRLAEAEEQWLELSAEYEAAMAE
- the ndk gene encoding nucleoside-diphosphate kinase, which gives rise to MAIERTFSMIKPDATKRNLTGAITRMLEDAGLRVVASKRVWMSKREAEGFYAVHRERPFFGELVESMTSGPTVVQVLEGEGAILKNREIMGATNPANADEGTIRKTHALSIGENSVHGSDAPETAAIEIAYWFSGTEIVG
- a CDS encoding branched-chain amino acid ABC transporter permease — protein: MAYLVQQLVLAVPLAALYAALAFGYALAFGVTRRADLAYGAIFAFSGQLYVLYVDTGWNVLRLVLPAALGFGALVALAFASGLGLFVGRSIMAPLVRISPNAVIVAALGLLIVLMETARLASGTRDLWLPPILATPLPLAVIGGQKITLTGLQLVNTLAYLALIAAGHLVLRHTRFGRAWHAVTDDPLAAGLCGVNGRLVFTMAYLAAALMAAATGILATTYYGNMDFGSGILFGLKVLLIAAVGGYGEPLKSAAGAALLGLGETLWGAYAPFIWCDFAVFSALVLVLVMSRRERVIP
- a CDS encoding DinB family protein; the protein is MIETFRMFAAYNAWANRLVYKAAADLPPEERQMDKGAFFGSILNTLNHVLLADRVWMYRFTGEGSQPTALDTILYPDFDALRQARIAEDARIIAHMDTLTPDRLSGSFTYSPVGSSDRITQRLSGALSHVFNHQTHHRGQCHMTLTALGKPSLGLDLIYFLRSEGGAWR
- a CDS encoding molybdenum cofactor biosynthesis protein MoaE → MVGAEPVIRVQREDFDTRPLIHAMTDARSDIGALVTFTGLCRDEGGALAALELEHYPGMAEAELLRIGRDAIARFALLGLTVVHRYGRMAPGDQIVLVIASASHRQAAFDGANFVMDYLKTAAPFWKKEHGRDGEQVDWVAARDADDAARDRWKQ
- a CDS encoding YfbU family protein; the protein is MDRVQRLILWNQFELLKAQAEPYAAADFELKQQILLSGFTTEYHEVFTSFSEVEASESMQREVLDILEMFRALDNAMQRGWVPSAPGNAKFRGFDGNNDDHSSFAHYLLDKKGFYQESSPNRNSHSSSTIGTYRRMLVIWRASSDKHQLTNVEAEQIISA
- a CDS encoding glutathione S-transferase family protein encodes the protein MSITLYTLCGSDEARPFSPHVWKVVMALHHKGLTFDAVPTRFTAIPAIEGGATKTLPLLRDGDRLVSDSFAIADYLEDTYSARPSLFGGPGGRAACRLIEAYSQTMLHASISRIAVKDIFDMLDPEDQAYFGPSREARLGKSLDEIVASRTTEVDILRAKLEPLRVMLGRQPFVGGERPLFGDYILFGALQWLRVTATVSVLEEGDPVTAWFGRCLDLHGGIGRMVPARAVAAS
- the moaD gene encoding molybdopterin converting factor subunit 1 — its product is MTRLVYFAWVRERIGRNEEELDLPASVVTVADLLAHLKTLGENYEMALEFPEAIRVAINQEHVERTDSIIGAREIGLFPPMTGG
- a CDS encoding CGNR zinc finger domain-containing protein → MTFTWTPHRFSGGALALDVANSVILRADPARRTDRLAEPAALHAFAGAATAHSAERELFGALSPLEADERAALVALREAIDSYFRGIVCGKDDPLLLAALLDEIAASLRRPARPGDLMAATARSALGLISAEQRARMKICGNCGWLFLDRSKNRSRMWCDMAVCGNRIKARKHYRATKRQQEDCG